A window of Streptomyces sp. DG1A-41 contains these coding sequences:
- a CDS encoding polyamine aminopropyltransferase — protein MIEPHAPAPPGSPTPWSAPGGPGGPARLPVRPGTGRFLVLAGVFVCAACGLVYELELVALASYLMGDSVTQASVVLSVMVFAMGIGSLAAKRLRGLAAAGFGAVEATLALVGGCSAMALYAVFAWTGDWGGIWASGPRCLLVAFSLATGLLIGAEIPLLMELIQRIRRQDAGGAVADLFAADYVGALVGGLAFPFLLLPLLGQLTGALLTGAVNAVVGGALVLGLFRRDLTRRARWLLLLANALVLVTLASAAVLVDDFERAARQAVYGGDVRVALQTGVQEVVLTGGPDGRSLDLFLDGRLRVSGCDELRYHEALVHPAMTGPHARVLILGGGDGLAAREVLRHPGVDRVDVVELDEEVVRLARTDPALSALNKHAFGDPRVHVTTQDAFGWLRGAPPAAYDVVLSDLPDPGITAGTKLYSQEFYALARQVLAPGGRLVVHAGSVASGSRVYWTVDATLRAAGFRTAPYGTGGRHAGFGVGPDRTPADRSQAPREWGFILAARTEPRPRLAPDGPRPYDLDDASLAAGERAARGTRIAGLPASTLVHPRY, from the coding sequence GTGATCGAGCCGCACGCGCCCGCCCCGCCCGGTTCCCCGACGCCTTGGAGCGCCCCGGGCGGCCCCGGCGGCCCGGCGCGGCTGCCCGTCCGGCCGGGCACCGGCCGGTTCCTGGTCCTCGCGGGCGTGTTCGTCTGCGCAGCCTGCGGACTGGTGTACGAGCTGGAACTCGTCGCCCTCGCCTCGTACTTGATGGGCGACTCCGTCACCCAGGCGTCCGTCGTGCTGTCCGTCATGGTCTTCGCGATGGGCATCGGCTCCCTCGCCGCGAAGCGGCTGCGCGGTCTCGCCGCGGCCGGCTTCGGCGCGGTCGAGGCGACCCTCGCCCTCGTCGGCGGGTGCAGCGCGATGGCCCTGTACGCCGTCTTCGCCTGGACCGGCGACTGGGGCGGGATCTGGGCCAGCGGGCCCCGCTGCCTCCTGGTCGCCTTCTCCCTCGCGACCGGGCTGCTCATCGGCGCGGAAATCCCGCTGCTGATGGAGCTGATCCAGCGCATCCGCCGCCAGGACGCGGGTGGCGCGGTGGCCGACCTGTTCGCCGCGGACTACGTGGGTGCGCTCGTCGGCGGACTCGCCTTCCCCTTCCTGCTGCTGCCGCTCCTCGGCCAGCTGACCGGCGCGCTGCTCACCGGTGCCGTCAACGCGGTCGTCGGGGGCGCGCTGGTGCTCGGCCTGTTCCGCCGGGACCTGACCCGGCGCGCCCGCTGGCTGTTGCTGCTCGCCAACGCGCTGGTACTGGTGACCCTCGCCTCGGCCGCCGTCCTCGTCGACGACTTCGAACGGGCCGCGCGGCAGGCGGTGTACGGCGGGGACGTACGCGTGGCGCTCCAGACCGGCGTGCAGGAGGTGGTCCTCACCGGCGGACCAGACGGCCGGTCCCTCGACCTGTTCCTCGACGGCCGGCTGCGGGTCAGCGGGTGCGACGAACTGCGCTACCACGAGGCCCTCGTCCACCCGGCCATGACCGGACCGCACGCGCGCGTGCTGATCCTCGGCGGCGGTGACGGACTGGCGGCACGCGAGGTGCTGCGGCATCCCGGGGTGGACCGGGTCGACGTCGTCGAACTCGACGAGGAGGTGGTGCGGCTGGCCCGCACCGACCCGGCCCTGTCGGCGCTGAACAAGCACGCGTTCGGCGACCCCCGCGTGCACGTGACCACGCAGGACGCCTTCGGCTGGCTGCGCGGAGCGCCCCCGGCGGCGTACGACGTGGTCCTCTCGGATCTGCCGGACCCGGGCATCACGGCGGGTACGAAGCTGTACTCGCAGGAGTTCTACGCCCTCGCGCGGCAGGTGCTCGCCCCCGGCGGCCGGCTCGTGGTGCACGCCGGGTCCGTCGCGTCCGGCTCGCGGGTGTACTGGACGGTGGACGCGACCCTCCGCGCGGCCGGCTTCCGCACCGCCCCGTACGGCACGGGCGGCCGTCACGCCGGTTTCGGCGTCGGCCCCGACCGCACCCCCGCCGACCGCTCCCAGGCGCCCCGGGAATGGGGCTTCATCCTGGCCGCCCGTACGGAGCCCCGGCCCCGCCTCGCCCCGGACGGGCCGCGCCCGTACGACCTTGACGACGCGTCCCTCGCGGCGGGGGAGCGGGCGGCGCGCGGGACGCGGATCGCGGGGCTGCCCGCGTCGACGCTGGTGCATCCGCGCTACTGA
- a CDS encoding DUF2617 family protein — translation MLTTLNTSYTDTRATDLAWALGREPLPALATLDLELAGARLQLRLLGASHQVLLEEERGICSETVACIPGSSTPLPLGVAKRVGDWEYEFAARVEVLSPGSFAGRAQELLALVSDHPHGLVGVFPGSPHAFTALLAQHHEGQVHWRTWHAYPQDGQLVATRTKVGVRVPAAATAN, via the coding sequence ATGCTCACGACCCTGAACACCTCCTACACCGACACGCGCGCGACTGATCTCGCCTGGGCCCTGGGGCGCGAGCCGCTTCCCGCGCTGGCCACGCTCGACCTCGAACTGGCAGGCGCCCGACTTCAGTTGCGGCTTCTCGGCGCGTCCCACCAGGTCCTACTGGAGGAGGAGCGGGGCATCTGCTCGGAGACGGTGGCGTGCATTCCGGGCAGCAGCACCCCGCTTCCGCTCGGCGTCGCCAAGCGGGTGGGCGACTGGGAGTACGAGTTCGCGGCCCGGGTCGAGGTCCTCTCGCCCGGCTCCTTCGCGGGCCGCGCCCAGGAGTTGCTGGCCCTCGTCTCCGACCATCCGCACGGCCTGGTCGGCGTCTTCCCCGGCAGCCCGCACGCCTTCACGGCCCTGCTGGCCCAGCACCACGAGGGGCAGGTGCACTGGCGGACCTGGCACGCGTACCCGCAGGACGGGCAGTTGGTGGCCACCCGCACGAAGGTGGGCGTACGGGTCCCGGCGGCGGCCACCGCCAACTGA